The DNA region GGATGATCCTGCGCTGGCTCGGGCACGAGCGCGTCGCCGTGCTCGACGGAGGACTGCCGCGCTGGCAGATGCTGGGGCTGCCCGTCACGAACGCTCCGACGGTCGTCCCCCGCCGCGCGCATTTTGTCCCCTCCCCGCGCGAGTCGCTGCTGGTTAATCTCGGGCAAGCCCGTGCCATCAGCGAGGGCGCCGCGCCGGGCGCGCTGCTCGACGCGCGCGCGGGCGAACGCTACCGGGGCGAGACCGAACCGGTCGACCCCAGGCCGGGGCACATTCCCGGTGCCGCGAACCGCGCGTTTGCCCAGAACCTGCGCGGCGATGGGACGATGAAGCAGCCCGCAACGCTTGTGCGCGAGTTCGAAGGCCTGACGGATGCAGTCCACTACTGCGGCTCGGGCGTCACCGCCTGCCACAACCTGCTGGCCATGGAAGTGGCGGGCCTCAAGGGCTCACGGCTGTATCCTGGTTCGTGGAGCGAGTGGTCGCGTCGCGATAG from Chrysiogenia bacterium includes:
- a CDS encoding sulfurtransferase, translating into MELPTPLTSAHWLYENLQNPALRIFDVRWYLDPARKGREAFLSYHIPGAQFAELDTELSSPRTRRSGRHPWPSVTQMVEFLESRGVSNHCDIVCYDDAGGAVASRLWMILRWLGHERVAVLDGGLPRWQMLGLPVTNAPTVVPRRAHFVPSPRESLLVNLGQARAISEGAAPGALLDARAGERYRGETEPVDPRPGHIPGAANRAFAQNLRGDGTMKQPATLVREFEGLTDAVHYCGSGVTACHNLLAMEVAGLKGSRLYPGSWSEWSRRDSLPAALGEE